The following are encoded together in the Acidobacteriota bacterium genome:
- the ribA gene encoding GTP cyclohydrolase II, whose translation MPITRLEDLVERDRDHDCEGFGEHKVCVRIAGVADLPSRFGEFRIVAFWNNRDAKEHVAVVRGDILGASDVPARLHSECLTGDVIGSFRCDCRDQLEQALRRIGSLDRGLVLYLRQEGRGIGLVNKIKAYALQDMGLDTVEANVALGFRDDERDYAIAAHMIHSLTVRSVQLMTNNPRKIEQLTHFGVTVSSRIPHVIPPNDHNRFYLQTKAIRSGHYIDSNGRARIPEQSDPVLVEGMTE comes from the coding sequence ATGCCCATCACGCGACTGGAAGATCTGGTCGAGCGCGATCGCGATCACGACTGCGAGGGGTTCGGCGAGCACAAGGTCTGCGTCCGGATCGCGGGCGTCGCCGATCTCCCGAGCCGGTTCGGCGAGTTCCGAATCGTCGCCTTCTGGAACAACCGCGACGCGAAGGAGCACGTCGCCGTCGTTCGAGGCGACATCCTCGGGGCTTCCGACGTCCCGGCGCGGCTCCACTCCGAGTGCCTCACCGGGGACGTCATCGGCTCGTTCCGCTGCGACTGCCGCGATCAGCTCGAGCAGGCTCTCCGTCGCATCGGATCGCTCGATCGGGGGCTGGTCCTCTACCTTCGCCAGGAGGGCCGGGGGATCGGGCTCGTCAACAAGATCAAGGCGTACGCGCTTCAGGACATGGGGCTCGACACCGTCGAGGCCAACGTCGCCCTGGGCTTCCGCGACGACGAGCGCGACTACGCGATCGCGGCGCACATGATCCACTCGCTGACGGTCCGGAGCGTGCAGCTCATGACGAACAACCCGCGGAAGATCGAGCAGCTCACACACTTCGGCGTCACCGTGAGCAGCCGCATCCCCCACGTCATCCCGCCGAACGACCACAACCGGTTCTACCTCCAGACGAAGGCGATCCGCTCGGGGCACTACATCGACTCGAACGGCCGCGCGCGCATCCCGGAGCAGAGCGATCCGGTGCTCGTCGAGGGGATGACGGAGTAG
- a CDS encoding Dyp-type peroxidase — MPTPQPGIIPGGNAHACFVVLRVAPTATRSAAAALNRAQAESLEIAALDSRARLVMNVGVGPEMWDRLSPTVRPKGLRPFKSLRAEGRSAPSTGGDVLLHIASLRHDMNFELASRLVRSMEGAEVAEEAHGFRYLDSRDLTGFIDGTENPVGEARAAVALIGDEDARFAGGSYAATQRYVHDLAAWRRVPVAEQEGIVGRTKPDSVELDERRMPATSHVSRTVIKADGVELKILRHSYPYGTLRESGLFFIAYGKTLDNFESMLARMMGTSGDGGRDRLMEFSRAVTGATFFVPSMEVLASLGK, encoded by the coding sequence ATGCCCACACCGCAGCCCGGCATCATTCCCGGCGGCAACGCCCACGCCTGCTTCGTCGTCCTGCGAGTCGCGCCCACCGCGACGAGGAGCGCCGCCGCCGCTTTGAACCGAGCGCAGGCGGAATCTCTCGAGATCGCGGCGCTCGACTCGCGCGCGCGCCTCGTCATGAACGTCGGCGTGGGCCCCGAGATGTGGGACCGCCTCTCGCCGACCGTCCGGCCGAAGGGGCTTCGCCCGTTCAAGTCCCTGCGCGCGGAGGGGAGGAGCGCCCCATCCACGGGCGGCGATGTCCTTCTCCACATCGCCTCGTTGCGTCACGACATGAACTTCGAGCTCGCCTCGCGCCTCGTTCGATCCATGGAGGGCGCCGAGGTCGCCGAGGAGGCCCATGGCTTCCGCTACCTCGACTCGCGCGACCTCACGGGCTTCATCGACGGCACCGAGAACCCGGTCGGCGAGGCGCGGGCGGCCGTCGCGCTCATCGGCGACGAGGACGCGCGCTTCGCGGGGGGGTCGTACGCCGCGACGCAGCGCTACGTCCACGATCTGGCGGCCTGGAGACGGGTGCCGGTGGCGGAGCAGGAGGGGATCGTCGGCCGGACAAAGCCCGACAGCGTGGAGCTGGATGAGCGCCGGATGCCGGCGACATCGCACGTGAGCCGGACCGTCATCAAGGCGGACGGCGTGGAGCTGAAGATCCTCAGGCACTCGTACCCGTACGGGACGCTTCGCGAGTCCGGGCTCTTCTTCATCGCCTACGGGAAGACGCTCGACAATTTCGAGTCGATGCTGGCGCGCATGATGGGCACCAGCGGGGACGGCGGGCGCGATCGCCTGATGGAGTTCAGCCGCGCCGTGACCGGGGCGACCTTCTTCGTCCCATCGATGGAAGTGCTGGCATCCCTGGGGAAGTGA
- a CDS encoding AAA family ATPase — MLNSIHLRNFKSFSDSGEIRLAPLTLIFGRNNTGKSTILQSLLLLRQSLDSPGYGPRLNPRGPLYSVSSYADIVHGHQAKNHIQMAFEFEPEPRDKRPSGKIEFEFVGDEPQPPRINRLTITSPEVPPLEIRRGRGAGGPYELLIGHDRLGGEKSANFRFSVGRFLPAIGSEGFGKQPNQTRERVRGRARRLLLDFDFMLREMKAVGAFRRQPDRRYEYQGVLPGNVDLSGERVVAALIDDITRRKGRGELFRSVNRWLREVGQVRLLPLRRLSKAARIFEVRVRDRDSGRWANLSDVGFGISQAFPVIVEGLRTRPGAIFLVQEPEIHLHPDAQLAMADFLIGLVASGRQVIVETHSEHLLLRVRRAILGKRRGHGAGPNLTPESVSLIHVDARSDGTSHAQRLDIDSVGQVAGWPRGFMEEATKERLTILKAMASQVGIKAKR, encoded by the coding sequence ATGCTGAACAGCATTCACCTTCGAAACTTCAAGTCATTCAGCGACAGCGGAGAGATTCGTCTCGCGCCGCTGACGCTGATTTTCGGTCGGAACAACACCGGAAAATCAACGATTCTTCAGAGTCTTCTGCTCCTTAGACAGTCGCTCGACTCGCCTGGGTACGGACCTCGCCTAAATCCGAGGGGGCCCCTGTATTCCGTAAGCTCATACGCTGACATCGTTCATGGTCACCAAGCCAAGAACCACATTCAGATGGCGTTCGAGTTCGAGCCGGAGCCCAGGGACAAGCGGCCTTCAGGGAAGATTGAGTTCGAGTTTGTCGGTGACGAACCCCAACCTCCGCGGATCAATCGCTTAACGATCACGAGCCCGGAAGTTCCTCCACTAGAGATTCGCCGTGGACGTGGAGCCGGGGGTCCGTACGAGCTGCTGATTGGACACGACCGACTTGGGGGGGAGAAGTCTGCGAACTTTCGATTCTCCGTTGGGCGATTCCTTCCGGCAATAGGCTCAGAAGGTTTCGGAAAACAACCGAACCAGACACGCGAACGAGTACGAGGTCGAGCGCGGCGGCTTCTGCTCGACTTCGACTTCATGCTTCGAGAGATGAAGGCTGTTGGAGCTTTTCGTCGCCAACCTGACAGGAGATACGAGTATCAAGGCGTTCTCCCAGGGAACGTCGACCTTTCTGGCGAGAGGGTTGTTGCTGCTCTGATCGATGACATCACAAGACGCAAGGGTCGAGGTGAGTTGTTTAGAAGTGTGAATCGCTGGTTGCGGGAAGTGGGCCAGGTAAGACTTCTACCTCTCCGCCGTCTGTCGAAAGCTGCGCGTATCTTCGAAGTCAGGGTTCGAGATCGCGATTCCGGTCGCTGGGCAAATCTGTCGGATGTCGGGTTTGGAATTAGTCAAGCATTCCCAGTGATCGTCGAAGGTCTCCGCACCCGTCCGGGCGCGATCTTTCTTGTGCAGGAACCTGAAATCCATCTCCATCCTGACGCGCAGTTGGCCATGGCCGACTTCTTGATAGGCCTTGTAGCAAGCGGAAGACAAGTTATCGTAGAGACCCACAGCGAGCATCTTCTGCTGCGAGTTCGCCGGGCAATACTCGGCAAGCGACGCGGCCATGGCGCGGGCCCCAATCTCACTCCTGAGAGCGTGAGCCTCATCCACGTTGATGCGAGGTCAGACGGGACGAGCCACGCCCAACGTCTCGACATCGATTCAGTTGGCCAGGTCGCAGGTTGGCCAAGGGGATTCATGGAAGAGGCGACCAAGGAGCGATTGACGATTTTGAAAGCGATGGCCAGCCAAGTCGGAATCAAGGCGAAGCGTTGA
- a CDS encoding heavy metal translocating P-type ATPase: protein MTVDPKTARSAKGPDGRTYYFCAPRCLERFVSGALPRPAAPAVMTIGKIGSTPKPAAVGSVEARPFTCPMHPEIVKQGPGACPICGMALEPVEVAAGPEGNPELDAMTRRLKIAAALALPLLVLEMAPMIPGVPAHDGLGATSGAWLQLLLATPVVLWCGLPFWERGWASVVNRSPNMFTLIAMGIGVAYGSSLAATIAPWIFPPAFREADGSVPLYFEAAAVITALVLVGQVLELGARDRTGSAIRALLGLRPRTSRRLDAAGGEEEIPTEHVMPGDHLRIRPGEKFPVDGAVLEGTGTVDESMLTGEPVPVAKVAGARLAAGTINGTGSFVMRAERVGRDTLLAQIVKLVTESQRSRAPIQRLADSVAAWFVPAVVVAAGITFGVWATFGPDPRLAHALAAAVAVLIIACPCALGLATPMSILVGAGRGAMAGVLVRNAEALERLEKVDTLLVDKTGTLTDGKPKVVAIKAAASETEVLSLAAAVGAASEHPLSGAILAAARERSLAIPPATEFESITGKGIRGRVEGRRVAVGSRALLDDAPATDAAGLLEGAEEFRSHGWTAVFVVVDGSVAGLLAISDPVKTSTRPALRALKAEGLRVVMVTGDGVTTALAIGKELGIDDVMAGVLPAEKADVVARLQREGHVVAMAGDGINDAPALARADVGIAMGTGTDVAIESASITLLHGDLAGIARARRLSRATMGNIRQNLWLAFGYNVLAVPIAAGALYPVFGLLLSPMIASAAMSFSSVSVIANALRLRRVVL from the coding sequence ATGACGGTCGATCCGAAGACCGCTCGCTCGGCGAAGGGACCTGACGGCCGCACCTACTATTTCTGCGCGCCGCGTTGTCTGGAACGGTTCGTGTCCGGCGCCCTTCCCCGTCCCGCGGCGCCCGCGGTCATGACGATCGGCAAGATCGGTTCCACGCCGAAGCCCGCGGCGGTCGGGAGCGTCGAGGCGCGCCCGTTCACGTGCCCGATGCACCCGGAGATCGTGAAGCAGGGCCCCGGCGCCTGCCCGATCTGCGGGATGGCCCTCGAGCCGGTCGAGGTGGCGGCCGGGCCCGAGGGGAACCCCGAGCTCGACGCGATGACGCGCCGGCTCAAGATCGCCGCAGCCCTCGCGCTCCCGCTGCTGGTCCTCGAGATGGCGCCGATGATCCCCGGCGTCCCGGCGCACGACGGGCTGGGCGCGACCTCGGGCGCGTGGCTCCAGCTCCTCCTCGCGACGCCCGTCGTGCTCTGGTGCGGCCTCCCCTTCTGGGAGCGCGGGTGGGCCTCGGTCGTGAACCGCTCGCCCAACATGTTCACGCTGATCGCGATGGGGATCGGCGTCGCGTACGGCTCCAGCCTCGCCGCGACGATCGCTCCCTGGATCTTCCCGCCCGCCTTCCGCGAAGCCGACGGATCGGTCCCTCTCTACTTCGAGGCGGCGGCCGTCATCACCGCGCTCGTCCTCGTGGGCCAGGTCCTCGAGCTCGGGGCCCGCGACAGGACCGGCTCCGCGATACGGGCGCTCCTGGGCCTCAGGCCGAGAACGTCGCGCCGTCTCGACGCGGCCGGGGGCGAGGAGGAGATCCCGACCGAGCACGTGATGCCCGGCGATCACCTCCGCATCCGCCCCGGCGAGAAGTTTCCCGTCGACGGCGCCGTCCTCGAGGGGACGGGCACGGTCGACGAGTCGATGCTCACCGGTGAGCCCGTACCGGTCGCGAAGGTGGCCGGTGCGCGCCTCGCCGCCGGGACGATCAACGGGACGGGGAGCTTCGTGATGCGCGCCGAGCGCGTCGGCCGCGACACCCTTCTCGCGCAGATCGTGAAGCTGGTCACCGAATCCCAGCGCAGCCGCGCGCCGATCCAGCGCCTCGCGGATTCCGTCGCCGCGTGGTTCGTGCCGGCGGTCGTCGTGGCGGCCGGTATCACATTCGGAGTGTGGGCCACGTTCGGCCCCGACCCGCGCCTCGCGCACGCCCTCGCGGCCGCCGTCGCGGTGCTCATCATCGCGTGCCCGTGCGCCCTCGGCCTCGCAACTCCGATGTCGATCCTTGTCGGCGCCGGCCGCGGCGCCATGGCGGGCGTCCTCGTGCGGAACGCCGAGGCCCTCGAGCGGCTGGAGAAGGTCGACACGCTCCTCGTGGACAAGACCGGCACGCTGACCGACGGGAAGCCGAAGGTCGTCGCGATCAAGGCGGCCGCCTCCGAGACCGAAGTCCTGAGCCTCGCCGCCGCCGTCGGCGCGGCCAGCGAGCACCCGCTTTCCGGCGCGATCCTCGCCGCCGCCCGCGAGCGGTCCCTCGCCATCCCCCCCGCCACGGAGTTCGAGTCGATCACCGGGAAGGGAATCCGCGGGCGCGTCGAGGGGCGCCGCGTCGCCGTCGGCAGCCGCGCCCTCCTCGACGACGCGCCCGCGACGGATGCCGCCGGGCTTCTCGAGGGCGCCGAGGAGTTCCGCAGCCACGGCTGGACCGCTGTCTTCGTCGTCGTCGACGGATCGGTCGCGGGGCTTCTCGCGATCTCGGATCCGGTGAAGACCTCCACGCGCCCTGCCCTGCGCGCCCTGAAGGCCGAGGGGCTGCGCGTCGTGATGGTGACGGGGGACGGCGTGACCACGGCCCTCGCGATCGGGAAGGAGCTGGGGATCGACGACGTCATGGCGGGGGTGCTCCCCGCCGAGAAGGCGGACGTCGTGGCGAGGCTTCAGCGCGAGGGGCACGTCGTGGCGATGGCCGGCGACGGCATCAATGACGCTCCGGCCCTCGCGCGCGCCGACGTGGGCATCGCGATGGGGACGGGGACGGACGTCGCGATCGAGAGCGCGTCGATCACCCTCCTTCACGGCGATCTCGCGGGAATCGCTCGGGCGCGGCGTCTCTCGCGCGCGACGATGGGGAACATCCGGCAGAACCTCTGGCTCGCCTTCGGCTACAACGTCCTGGCCGTGCCGATCGCCGCGGGAGCGCTGTATCCGGTCTTCGGGTTGCTGCTGTCGCCGATGATCGCGAGCGCGGCGATGAGCTTCTCTTCCGTCTCGGTGATCGCGAACGCCTTGAGGCTGCGGAGGGTGGTGCTGTGA